One segment of Actinomyces sp. 432 DNA contains the following:
- a CDS encoding transposase: MAVVPRDLIVRMVDVTKAKYSEEFREQVAREVVDKERSIASVAASYGLVAQTVGNWVAKYRKQHAGAREQKEATDAEELARLKAENYKLRMENEFLKKAAAFFAKEQE; encoded by the coding sequence ATGGCTGTCGTTCCCCGTGATCTGATAGTTAGGATGGTGGATGTGACTAAGGCGAAGTACTCCGAGGAGTTTCGTGAGCAGGTTGCTCGCGAGGTGGTGGATAAGGAGCGGTCGATCGCGTCGGTCGCGGCCTCTTATGGTTTGGTGGCGCAGACCGTGGGCAACTGGGTCGCTAAATACAGAAAGCAGCACGCCGGCGCCCGGGAGCAGAAGGAAGCCACGGATGCGGAGGAGTTGGCCCGGCTGAAGGCGGAGAACTATAAGCTTCGGATGGAGAATGAGTTCCTAAAAAAAGCGGCGGCCTTCTTCGCGAAGGAGCAAGAGTGA
- a CDS encoding DNA-processing protein DprA translates to MSEPVPVSDSAPTVESAADPGTGTRPLPGTAAGQAETLARATWSRLAEPADAHACALVGGLGATGALAWLTQEALDADGRPRPAPRPPLPPRGDAGRASADWAVAAGRWAPRLRGLDIRRELDVLERLGGSLILPGDPWWPTGLNDLERPPHCLWVRGDPALLVSRCSTEQVGDVALDTPRMREDLVPAGPGTGRALALVGARASTDYGERVTTDMASGLAAGGVVVVSGGAFGIDAAAHRGALRTGATVSVSAGGVDRLYPAGNADVLEEVIANGALVAEVPPGCQPGRHRFLTRNRLIAAMSDATVIVEAAWRSGALSTAHHAMEVGRPVGAVPGPVTSMASVGCHRLLRQGAVCVTDADEALELVAPLGTTDPDGCKAEDPANAGSGLLDGLDGPAAVVMDALPARADASVESVARAAGLSEHETIAALGLLELEGRVERRGAAWRRARGRR, encoded by the coding sequence ATGAGCGAGCCCGTACCCGTATCCGACTCGGCGCCCACGGTGGAGTCCGCAGCGGACCCCGGCACAGGCACTCGCCCGCTGCCCGGTACCGCCGCCGGGCAGGCCGAGACCTTAGCCCGGGCGACCTGGTCGCGGCTGGCCGAGCCCGCTGACGCCCACGCCTGCGCCCTGGTTGGCGGCCTCGGCGCGACCGGGGCGCTGGCCTGGCTCACTCAGGAGGCGCTGGATGCCGACGGCCGACCCCGGCCCGCACCGCGTCCGCCGCTGCCGCCCCGTGGGGATGCCGGCCGTGCCAGCGCCGACTGGGCCGTGGCCGCCGGCCGCTGGGCGCCGCGCCTGCGGGGCCTGGACATCCGCCGCGAGTTGGACGTGCTGGAACGCTTGGGCGGTAGCCTGATTCTGCCCGGCGACCCGTGGTGGCCGACGGGGCTGAACGACCTGGAGCGCCCACCCCACTGCCTGTGGGTCCGCGGCGATCCCGCCCTGCTCGTTTCCCGCTGTAGTACCGAGCAGGTTGGCGACGTTGCTCTTGACACACCACGAATGCGTGAGGACCTGGTGCCCGCCGGGCCGGGCACGGGGCGCGCACTCGCCCTGGTCGGGGCGCGCGCCTCCACCGACTACGGCGAGCGCGTGACCACCGATATGGCCAGTGGCCTGGCGGCAGGGGGAGTCGTGGTCGTCTCCGGGGGCGCCTTCGGCATTGACGCCGCCGCCCACCGTGGTGCCCTGCGTACCGGCGCCACCGTGTCCGTGTCCGCCGGGGGAGTGGATCGTCTCTACCCGGCCGGCAACGCCGACGTGCTGGAGGAGGTCATAGCCAATGGGGCCCTGGTGGCGGAGGTACCGCCCGGCTGCCAGCCCGGCCGCCACCGCTTCCTGACTCGCAACCGGTTGATTGCCGCCATGAGCGACGCCACGGTCATCGTGGAGGCCGCCTGGCGTTCCGGAGCCCTGTCCACCGCCCACCACGCCATGGAGGTAGGCAGACCGGTGGGGGCCGTGCCGGGACCGGTGACCTCGATGGCCTCGGTGGGCTGCCATCGGCTGCTGCGCCAGGGGGCCGTCTGTGTCACCGATGCTGACGAGGCACTGGAGCTGGTCGCACCCCTGGGGACCACCGACCCCGACGGCTGCAAGGCCGAGGACCCGGCCAATGCGGGATCCGGGCTGCTCGATGGCCTGGATGGGCCTGCGGCTGTAGTCATGGATGCGCTGCCGGCCCGCGCCGATGCCAGCGTGGAATCGGTCGCGCGTGCGGCGGGGCTGAGCGAGCACGAGACCATCGCCGCCCTGGGACTGCTGGAGCTCGAAGGCCGGGTGGAGCGCCGTGGTGCCGCCTGGCGCCGCGCCCGCGGGCGCCGGTGA